Genomic window (Pirellulaceae bacterium):
CGGTGTCATCGGTATGACTCGCCTTGCATTGGACACTGAGCTCGATCCTGAACAGCGTGAGCACCTAACCACCGCGAGAAAGTCGGCGCTCTTTTTGCTAAAGATTATCAATCAGATTCTGGACTTTTCCATGATCGAGGCTGGTCAAGTCCAGCTATCCTGCGGGGAATTCCAATTACGAGACGAACTTGATGATGTCTTGGCCACCTTGGCCGTTCTTGCACATGAAAAAGATCTTGAGCTTTGCCAATTCATTGAGAATGATGTGCCTGACAAGCTGATTGGTGACGTCGACCGAATCAATCGGATCATTATCAATCTGGTTGGCAATGCCATTAAGTTTACCCCCGATGGCGAAATAAGACTCGCCGTACAAAAGCAAGCCGAATCGGACGAAGGAGTTACCCTGCGGGTTACCGTCACCGATACGGGAATCGGTATTCCAATTGAAAAACAGGGCGACATTTTTGACGTATTCTTGCAGACAGGCGCTGCCGCTCCACGCAAATACGGAAGTGCAGGTCTGGGACTTTCCATTACCAAGAAACTCGTCGAGCTAATGGGGGGGCACGTTTTTGTGGAAAGTTGCCCGGGTGTCGGCAGCACGTTTGGCTTTGAAGCAACGTTTCCCGTTAGCAGTGAGGAGACCGAGCCGAGCCCTTTCGTCGAGTGTCTCCGCGATGTGCCTGCGTTGATTATTGATGAAAACATATCGACACGCGAATCGCTTCAGAGTCAACTTATCGAATGGGGCATGGTCCCAAAAATTGCAGAAAATCGAGAAGCTGCCTTGGAGCTCCTTCATGAGAATCAGGCGCCTCGATTCGCGCTCATCCTGATGGACGCAGGTTGCGATGAAAAAGATGGTCATTATCTCTCTCGACATTTGCAAAACTGTCCAGGGCTACATCAGCGTGTGATTTACATGATTCAATCTGATTCGGAGTCTCGCCGGCAAGCCAAGAGCCATGGCCTCGATAATTCACACATCTGTGTAAAACCAATTCGGCGCCGCGACTTGTTAACCATTGTCCGTCACGAACTCAGTGAACAACCGATCGACCTTCAACCGTCTTTCAAAACGACCTTCGAGTCACTTTCTAAGCCAAACTTATTAGAGACGAACATCGATTCACTTTTGAATTCAAAGACTCACGTACTGGTTGCCGATGACGATCCGGTAAATCGGGCTGTGGTAAAAAGCTTTCTGGAACGAAAAGGGTACACGGTCAAGCTGGCACACGACGGCTACAAAGTACTAAAGTTGCTCGAGGAGTACGAATTCGACATTATCCTGATGGATGTGCAGATGCCCGAAATGGACGGTCTTGTCGCCACTCAGGCGATTCGAACAGGCGAGATGAGTTTTGGCCGGCATACACCAATCGTTGCGTTAACCGCACACGCGATGAGTGGGGATGACCAGCGATTTCTGGAAGCCGGCATGGATGCCTATCTGTCGAAACCCATCGAGCCGGAATCGCTATTTGCAACTCTCGACGCTCTCTTAACGCATGAAACGGCCTGATCCGACTCAGCACTTCCAAGCTCCGGCCAACCAGGTCGGGATTCTCCCGACCTAGGTCAACGCGGTTGCCCATCTATTCAAAGGCGGATTTGACCTCTGCGAAAACCGCATCCTCTTGCTTCGAGATGGAGCCGATTCCCAAGATTCCGCCAGCAGCCGTAGCCACTTTGCGAGTATGGCTCACGATTTCATCTCGAAGCTTGTCCCAATTCTCTGGTGGCATCGACCCCTTCAAGGCGGAAATGTAATACTTCCATGCTTCGAACAGAGAGGCAGGAGGTTTCTCTGCCAACCAATGATCGAGCAGCTGGTAGGCTGCCGATCCCACTGGGCAGTCACTCGTATCAGCCGCTTTCAGCACCGCATCGCGTTCTCGCCGATCAATCACCCCATCCGCCCAGGCGACTTGAACCAACGGTACGAGTGAAAGTCCCACCATCGTTTCGACGCCAATACCCAACGCCACGATTGCCTCCAGCAACGCCGTATCGCGGAGCCCACAAGTTTGCTCAAGCTGTTTTCTTTCATTCTCAGCAGCCATTTTGGCTCGAATCTCTTCGGCGAGCTTTTGGTCAACGCGATGGAAAAATTCATCTTCCAGCGTTCGACCTCGTTTTGCCAGCGAATCTTGATTATCCATTGCTCCCCTTTCCTTCACTCATCAAGCAAGAATCCCGCCTCACGAGAGACGTTTCACCTTCGCGATTGTATCTCACAAGAGGAAGCCGACGAACCCGGCCACGAAGATTTTGACTTGCTCTAATTATCGCGCTAAGCCATATTAAGTCCTCCGGTGATGAGCTCCTTGCCGAATGCCCGCGTCGAATGGCTCGGCTGGTGATCCTCAACCGATTGACCGAATGATCTTGCGATCGGAAAATCGCGGATAGTGCACGGGATCTGCGAAAAACCCCAAAAATCTTCTGCGTGGGGCGATGATGAATGAAATTCAACGAGCGTTGGTTGCCATCGACTTTTCGGACAAAAGCGATTCGGTAATTCAGTGGGCAATTTCAATCGCCAAGGCACACCATGCGGAGCTGATTTTGGTCCATGTATCAAATTCCGATCCGGATTTCGTCGGCTACGGCCCCGGTCCGCAAACCGTGAGGGATCAGGTGGCTCACGACTTAAATGACGAACATCGCCAGTTGCAACAGCTGGCTGAATCAATAACGGCACACCAAGTGGTCGTTCAAACGCACTGCTTGCAGGGGACGGTTGTCGAAACCATTCTCGAGAAAGCCAAAACGGACAAGGCCGATCTGATCATCGTTGGTTCACACGGCCACGGTGGCCTCTTCCGAGCCGTGCTGGGCAGTATCAGTGAGGGAATCGTTCGCCACAGCCCCTC
Coding sequences:
- a CDS encoding response regulator, whose amino-acid sequence is MTKNWYHRSLATRLTVSILLIISAVGIVWSAVMLESEEQSLQEQLDQWGQNLADVASATCVEAILTKDYPIIDNYGELLVHGKSEIVFVRVTRSDGRVISESYATGMQDTGVEGSRYEYSANIESTGDHPTQLGRVTIGISPDRFNRFVDNRVKLSRISIFVAVAAIAVLLVTRLRTEVVKPLEHLDQKAQLIGEGNFDAAIQNERHDEIGRLASSLDRMRRKLKVSYQDLSRQNEELKELDRMKNEFMANISHELRTPLSGVIGMTRLALDTELDPEQREHLTTARKSALFLLKIINQILDFSMIEAGQVQLSCGEFQLRDELDDVLATLAVLAHEKDLELCQFIENDVPDKLIGDVDRINRIIINLVGNAIKFTPDGEIRLAVQKQAESDEGVTLRVTVTDTGIGIPIEKQGDIFDVFLQTGAAAPRKYGSAGLGLSITKKLVELMGGHVFVESCPGVGSTFGFEATFPVSSEETEPSPFVECLRDVPALIIDENISTRESLQSQLIEWGMVPKIAENREAALELLHENQAPRFALILMDAGCDEKDGHYLSRHLQNCPGLHQRVIYMIQSDSESRRQAKSHGLDNSHICVKPIRRRDLLTIVRHELSEQPIDLQPSFKTTFESLSKPNLLETNIDSLLNSKTHVLVADDDPVNRAVVKSFLERKGYTVKLAHDGYKVLKLLEEYEFDIILMDVQMPEMDGLVATQAIRTGEMSFGRHTPIVALTAHAMSGDDQRFLEAGMDAYLSKPIEPESLFATLDALLTHETA
- a CDS encoding universal stress protein, which codes for MMNEIQRALVAIDFSDKSDSVIQWAISIAKAHHAELILVHVSNSDPDFVGYGPGPQTVRDQVAHDLNDEHRQLQQLAESITAHQVVVQTHCLQGTVVETILEKAKTDKADLIIVGSHGHGGLFRAVLGSISEGIVRHSPSPVVVVPTRG